One window from the genome of Crassostrea angulata isolate pt1a10 chromosome 2, ASM2561291v2, whole genome shotgun sequence encodes:
- the LOC128170940 gene encoding uncharacterized protein LOC128170940, translating to MIVSEVFELLYRFSLDLSFDEKDIHNRLLADLITGYFGKGGRSKENFVRWKMHFRKYCPLPTQQNYSVLENFDYLERNGLLAVGKYDILENIFRFVDERALHNIKDACQMINAIKSTSRDARVYGYNFIAEMKIKMRRGCPAIEEHLTYILNDLVISLEDVFSPHFPFPPFFFTHQSRKCPIETGLMIIKGTERPDRFPHIWKVIYNALKILTHFISTYNKDASKSSKIIVQTLLIFLSNLKQKYNAQRLRFLWKEAMVISIEFNNPVDLKAFIECSYLLREDTKYAFNIIFSNVNEFQFPVPYIEIRNASISSIPLQSHRSLF from the exons ATGATTGTTTCAGAAGTGTTCGAATTACTTTATCGTTTTAGCTTAGATCTGTCATTTGATGAGAAGGATATACACAATAGATTATTGGCTGACCTAATTACTGGGTATTTTGGTAAAGGTGGAAGATCGAAAGAAAATTTTGTCAGGTGGAAGATGCATTTTAGAAAATACTGCCCGTTACCTACTCAGCAAAATTATAGTGTTTTGGAAAACTTTGACTATTTGGAACGAAATGGATTACTTGCTGTTGGGAAATACGATATTCTCGAAAACATTTTTCGTTTTGTTGATGAAAGGGCTTTACACAACATAAAAGATGCATGCCAAATGATCAATGCCATTAAATCAACATCCCGTGACGCTAGAG TATATGGATACAATTTTATtgctgaaatgaaaataaagatgcGAAGAGGATGTCCAGCTATTGAAGAACATCTGACATATATCCTCAACGATTTAGTTATTAGTCTGGAAGATGTGTTTTCACCCCATTTTCCTTTTCCACCGTTTTTCTTCACTCACCAATCTCGTAAATGTCCAATAGAAACAGGTCTTATGATAATAAAAGGAACAGAGCGCCCAGATAGGTTTCCCCATATTTGGAAAGTTATTTATAATGCTCTTAAAATCTTAACACACTTTATTTCGACCTACAACAAGGATGCTTCgaaatcatcaaaaatcattGTTCAgactttgttaatttttttgtccaatttaaaacagaaatacaaTGCACAAAGATTGCGGTTTCTTTGGAAAGAAGCTATGGTGATATCTATTGAATTTAACAATCCGGTTGATCTAAAAGCTTTTATTGAATGTTCCTACTTGCTGAGAGAAGACACCAAATACGCATTTAACATCATATTTAGCAATGTAAACGAGTTTCAATTTCCGGTGCCATATATTGAGATAAGAAACGCATCAATATCTA GCATACCTTTGCAGAGTCACAGGAGTCTCTTTTAA